A single window of Castor canadensis chromosome 3, mCasCan1.hap1v2, whole genome shotgun sequence DNA harbors:
- the LOC141421603 gene encoding m7GpppN-mRNA hydrolase-like, translating into MDTKRVEIPGSVLDDLCSRFILHIPSEERDNAIRVCFQIELAHWFYLDFYMQNTPGLPQCGIRDFAKAVFSHCPFLLPQGEDVEKILDEWKEYKMGVPTYGAIILDETLENVLLVQGYLAKSGWGFPKGNVNKEEAPHDCAAREVFEETGFDIKDYICKDDYIELRINDQLARLYIIPGIPKDTKFNPKTRREIRNIEWFSIEKLPCHRNDMTPKSKLGLAPNKFLMAIPFIRPLRDWLSRRFGDSSDSDNGFSSVGSTPAKPTVEKLSRTKFRHSQQLFPEGSPGDQWVKPRHPLQQKPYSNHSEMSDILKAKNQNIRGNGRKQYQDSPNQKKRTNGIHSQPAKQQNSSMKCEKKLHPRKLQDNFESDAVYDFPCSGEDGSLELAEGHSGPCNGHCRFPFSSRAFLSFKFDHNAIMKILDLY; encoded by the coding sequence ATGGACACCAAACGGGTGGAGATTCCCGGCAGCGTGCTGGACGATCTCTGCAGCCGATTTATTTTGCATATTCCCAGCGAGGAAAGAGACAATGCAATCCGAGTATGTTTTCAGATTGAACTTGCCCATTGGTTTTACTTGGATTTCTACATGCAGAACACACCAGGATTACCTCAGTGTGGGATAAGAGACTTTGCTAAAGCCGTCTTCAGTCATTGTCCGTTTTTGCTGCCACAAGGTGAAGatgtggaaaaaattttggatgaATGGAAGGAATATAAAATGGGAGTACCAACATATGGTGCGATTATTCTTGATGAGACACTTGAAAATGTACTACTGGTTCAGGGTTACCTAGCAAAGTCAGGCTGGGGATTtccaaaaggaaatgtaaataaagaaGAAGCTCCTCATGATTGTGCTGCTAGAGAGGTCTTTGAAGAAACTGGTTTTGATATCAAAGACTATATTTGTAAAGATGATTACATTGAACTTCGAATCAATGACCAGCTTGCTCGTTTGTACATCATTCCAGGAATTCCAAAAGACACAAAATTTAACCCAAAAACCAGAAGAGAAATTCGGAATATTGAAtggttttccattgagaaattgccttgtcataGAAATGATATGACCCCAAAATCCAAGCTTGGTTTGGCACCAAACAAATTTCTTATGGCTATTCCCTTTATTAGACCACTAAGGGACTGGCTTTCTAGAAGATTTGGAGATTCCTCAGACAGTGACAATGGATTTTCCTCAGTTGGCAGCACACCAGCTAAACCCACTGTGGAAAAATTGAGTCGAACCAAATTCCGCCACAGTCAGCAGCTATTTCCTGAAGGTTCTCCTGGTGACCAGTGGGTAAAGCCCAGGCATCCACTGCAGCAAAAGCCATACAGTAACCATTCTGAAATGtctgatattttaaaagcaaagaatCAAAATATCAGGGGAAATGGCAGAAAACAGTATCAAGACTCAcctaatcaaaagaaaagaacaaatggaaTCCATAGTCAACCAGCAAAGCAACAAAATTCCTCGATgaaatgtgaaaagaaattaCATCCACGAAAACTTCAGGATAACTTTGAATCAGATGCTGTGTATGACTTTCCTTGTTCCGGTGAAGACGGATCACTAGAACTTGCCGAGGGACACTCTGGGCCATGTAATGGACACTGCAGGTTCCCTTTTTCATCCAGAGCCTTTTTGAGTTTCAAGTTTGACCATAATGCTATAATGAAGATCTTGGACCTTTATTAG